A region from the Lolium perenne isolate Kyuss_39 chromosome 4, Kyuss_2.0, whole genome shotgun sequence genome encodes:
- the LOC127295256 gene encoding uncharacterized protein, giving the protein MGDHVVVNVDGLTNAKDDGVADKPSEAVTAPSVAVSTVVDLAEEDGREDEPLIQAAECRICQEEDSIKNLEKPCTCNGSLKYAHRACVQRWCNEKGDITCEICHEQYKPGYTAPPRVQPDETTIDISGDWTITGAPLDLRDPRILAVAAAQRRLLEAEYEEYGGNDANGAAFCRSAALILMALLLLRHALSISDNEGDDDASTMFSLFLLRAAGFLLPCYIMAWIFSILHRRRQREEASAIAAAEVAFIMQSAQGRALQFTIAPDSPTTPQHEPHQQQQPQQ; this is encoded by the exons ATGGGCGACCATGTGGTTGTGAACGTTGACGGCCTGACAAACGCCAAGGATGATGGCGTCGCTGACAAGCCATCTGAGGCCGTGACTGCTCCGTCAGTGGCCGTGTCTACTGTTGTCGATTTGGCTGAGGAGGATGGCCGTGAGGATGAGCCACTCATCCAGGCTGCAGAGTGCCGCATATGCCAGGAGGAGGACAGCATCAAGAATCTCGAGAAGCCATGTACTTGCAATGGCAGCCTCAAG TATGCTCATAGAGCATGTGTGCAACGCTGGTGCAATGAGAAAGGAGACATTACGTGTGAAATTTGCCATGAG CAATATAAGCCTGGGTATACAGCGCCACCTCGTGTTCAACCAGATGAGACCACCATAGATATAAG TGGTGATTGGACCATTACCGGAGCTCCTCTGGATTTGCGTGACCCAAGAATTCTTGCTGTAGCAGCTGCACAGCGCCGTCTTCTTGAAGCAGAGTATGAAGAATATGGTGGTAATGATGCTAATGGTGCTGCATTCTGCCGTTCTGCTGCACTCATT CTAATGGCCCTATTGCTTCTGAGGCACGCATTGTCAATCTCTGACAATGAAGGAGATGATGATGCTTCTACCATGTTCTCC CTTTTCCTTCTCCGGGCTGCTGGATTTCTTCTGCCGTGCTACATCATGGCATGGATCTTCAGCATTTTGCATCGGCGGCGACAAAGAGAG GAAGCGTCCGCAATTGCCGCAGCGGAGGTCGCGTTCATCATGCAATCAGCCCAGGGCCGTGCCCTTCAGTTCACCATCGCTCCGGACTCCCCCACCACTCCGCAGCATGAACCGCACCAACAGCAGCAGCCGCAACAATAG